From the Chloroflexota bacterium genome, one window contains:
- a CDS encoding DMT family transporter, translating to MVGDGPSLTVVYGLLSALTWGSADFGGGMAARRGPVFGVVLVSQAVGMAIAFGLALGRGESFPRLDDLGWAIAAGVAGSAGVAGLYHGLATARIAVVAPITGVLAATLPVVAGWFLQGTPLPGQVVGIALALAAVVLVSTSAGPAEARPAGVRFGLLAGVGFGLFNVFASRFAAGSVFGPLVVVRGVEAIVICAVVLATGSAWRLRGAAVPIAVAVGLGDMAGNGFFILAAQAGRLDLAGVLSSLYPVTTIVLASVILRDRVTRRHAAGIGAAILAIVLIAGG from the coding sequence ATGGTCGGTGATGGACCGTCGCTCACGGTCGTCTACGGGTTGCTCTCGGCTCTGACCTGGGGATCGGCCGACTTCGGCGGCGGGATGGCCGCGCGCCGCGGACCGGTCTTCGGGGTCGTCCTCGTCTCCCAGGCCGTCGGCATGGCGATCGCCTTCGGCCTTGCGCTCGGCCGCGGCGAGTCGTTCCCGCGGCTGGACGATCTCGGCTGGGCGATCGCGGCGGGCGTCGCCGGCTCGGCGGGCGTCGCCGGGCTGTATCACGGCCTCGCGACCGCCCGGATCGCCGTCGTGGCCCCGATCACCGGCGTCCTCGCCGCGACGCTCCCGGTCGTCGCCGGCTGGTTCCTCCAGGGCACGCCCCTCCCGGGCCAGGTCGTCGGCATCGCCCTGGCCCTCGCGGCCGTCGTGCTCGTCTCGACCTCGGCAGGACCGGCAGAGGCCCGCCCGGCCGGCGTCCGCTTCGGCCTCCTCGCCGGCGTCGGGTTCGGCTTGTTCAATGTCTTCGCCTCGCGGTTCGCCGCCGGCTCGGTGTTCGGGCCGCTCGTCGTCGTGCGCGGCGTCGAGGCGATCGTCATCTGCGCGGTCGTCCTCGCGACGGGGAGCGCGTGGCGGCTTCGCGGCGCCGCCGTGCCGATCGCCGTCGCCGTCGGCCTCGGCGACATGGCCGGCAACGGCTTCTTCATCCTCGCCGCCCAGGCCGGACGGCTCGACCTCGCCGGCGTCCTCTCGTCGCTCTATCCGGTGACGACGATCGTCCTCGCGAGCGTCATCCTCCGCGACCGCGTGACGCGCCGACATGCGGCCGGCATCGGCGCCGCGATCCTCGCGATCGTCCTCATCGCCGGCGGCTGA
- a CDS encoding AAA family ATPase, whose protein sequence is MRITRLQARDIRRHRDLDIELAPGLTVVRGPNEAGKSTIQRTVEIALTRKVTSASGDIDGLRSWGAKDEARPWVRLEFVSEDEDGLRHGHLEKSFRGAKGTVALDIEGETTTDPTEADLRVAALTGIPSEAFFHSTASVRHHEIADLALHEGALRDRLQASISGADRGTSAARRTLDRAIRDLARSGEKNPGRLKVADEAIKQSAARLEQGEAALAQLERDRDVLAVARERRAAVESALVEGRSLLEKARQAERLIAERTAAQERFERYRTAVGVRDEIATLRTSHPSIHPLPVLRPTVNRIRSLDTQIRELRATLGGEVDVDYEVTTPEPTWVAPAAVGLVVVIVGFVLAGTSQLFLRDSPLLLPVGLGLIGLGALIAAFARRQRILALDFRRQRQLADVQIDRRLRGRSLLEEDLKKAQADTSAQLAGLGLADLAAAEALLEAEETHVTRIDALSAQLDGLVGKEPPDSLPELRDAAALEIDQKSGALEALGPIAKEPRARERLETEVRDSEGALERARDDEAGARARVEANTVDAEAVSGEAERLAMWREQLAALQRRARVYEQTLAAIDTAEQATMRTATRYLEKEMVKSVADITGGRYRRVRVDDRTLDIAVWAPEKADWVDVRELSQGTLDQVYLAARLGLVRLVTGDRRPPLIFDDPFVTFDDVRAARGVALLKRLTADFQVVYLTTSDRYDAVADAVVVLTEPEGADEERVAEGAGAAPARR, encoded by the coding sequence ATGAGGATCACCCGGCTCCAGGCGCGCGACATCCGCCGGCATCGCGACCTCGACATCGAGCTCGCCCCGGGCCTGACGGTGGTCCGCGGTCCGAACGAGGCCGGCAAGTCGACGATCCAGCGGACCGTGGAGATCGCGCTCACCCGCAAGGTGACCTCGGCGAGCGGCGACATCGACGGCCTGCGGTCGTGGGGCGCGAAGGACGAGGCCCGGCCGTGGGTGCGACTCGAGTTCGTCTCGGAGGATGAGGACGGGCTCCGTCACGGCCACCTCGAGAAATCGTTCCGCGGCGCCAAGGGGACGGTCGCCCTCGACATCGAGGGTGAGACGACGACCGATCCGACGGAGGCGGACCTCCGGGTGGCGGCGCTCACCGGGATCCCGAGCGAGGCGTTCTTCCACTCGACCGCGTCCGTCCGGCACCATGAGATCGCGGACCTCGCCCTCCACGAGGGGGCGCTCCGCGACCGCCTCCAGGCCTCGATCAGCGGCGCGGACCGCGGGACTTCAGCGGCCCGCCGGACGCTGGACCGGGCGATCCGCGACCTCGCCAGGAGCGGCGAGAAGAACCCCGGCCGGCTCAAGGTCGCCGATGAGGCGATCAAGCAGTCCGCCGCTCGTCTCGAGCAGGGTGAGGCGGCCCTCGCCCAGCTCGAACGCGATCGCGACGTCCTCGCCGTGGCACGCGAGCGTCGCGCGGCGGTCGAGTCGGCGCTCGTCGAGGGTCGCTCACTCCTCGAGAAGGCACGCCAGGCGGAGCGCCTCATCGCCGAGCGGACGGCGGCCCAGGAACGGTTCGAGCGGTACCGGACCGCGGTCGGAGTCCGCGACGAGATCGCGACGCTCCGCACCTCGCACCCGTCGATCCATCCGCTCCCCGTCCTCCGCCCGACCGTCAACCGGATCCGCTCGCTCGACACGCAGATCCGCGAGCTGCGGGCGACGCTCGGAGGCGAGGTCGACGTCGACTACGAGGTGACGACTCCGGAGCCCACCTGGGTCGCGCCGGCCGCCGTGGGGCTCGTCGTCGTCATCGTCGGGTTCGTCCTCGCCGGCACCTCGCAGCTCTTCCTTCGCGACTCGCCGCTCCTCCTGCCGGTGGGCCTCGGCCTGATCGGTCTCGGCGCGCTCATCGCCGCGTTCGCCCGGCGGCAGCGGATCCTCGCCCTCGACTTCCGGCGCCAGCGGCAGCTGGCGGATGTCCAGATCGACCGCCGACTTCGCGGCCGCTCGCTCCTCGAGGAGGACCTGAAGAAAGCCCAGGCGGACACCTCCGCGCAGCTGGCGGGCCTCGGCCTGGCGGATCTCGCCGCCGCCGAGGCGCTCCTCGAGGCGGAAGAGACCCACGTGACCCGGATCGACGCGCTCTCGGCGCAACTCGACGGCCTCGTCGGCAAGGAGCCACCGGACTCGTTGCCGGAGCTTCGCGATGCGGCCGCCCTCGAGATCGACCAGAAGTCCGGCGCGCTCGAGGCGCTCGGACCGATCGCGAAGGAGCCCCGCGCGAGAGAGCGCCTCGAGACGGAGGTGCGCGATTCGGAGGGCGCGCTCGAGCGCGCCCGCGACGACGAGGCGGGCGCCCGGGCCCGCGTCGAGGCGAACACCGTGGACGCGGAGGCGGTGAGCGGCGAGGCCGAACGTCTCGCGATGTGGCGCGAGCAGCTCGCCGCCCTGCAGCGGCGGGCCCGCGTCTATGAGCAGACGCTCGCGGCGATTGACACGGCCGAGCAGGCGACGATGCGGACGGCGACCCGCTATCTCGAGAAGGAGATGGTGAAGAGCGTCGCCGACATCACCGGCGGTCGCTACCGGCGGGTGCGCGTGGACGATCGGACCCTCGACATCGCCGTGTGGGCGCCCGAGAAGGCGGACTGGGTGGACGTTCGCGAGCTCAGCCAGGGCACCCTCGATCAGGTCTACCTCGCCGCCCGCCTGGGGCTCGTTCGGCTCGTGACGGGCGACCGCCGCCCGCCGCTCATCTTCGACGATCCGTTCGTCACGTTCGACGACGTCCGTGCCGCCAGGGGCGTGGCGCTCCTCAAGCGCCTCACGGCGGACTTCCAGGTCGTGTACCTCACGACCTCCGACCGTTACGACGCGGTCGCGGACGCGGTGGTCGTCCTCACCGAGCCGGAGGGTGCCGACGAGGAGCGGGTCGCCGAGGGTGCAGGCGCCGCTCCGGCGCGCCGCTGA
- a CDS encoding DNA repair exonuclease — translation MLRLLHTADVHLGARHGDLGEQAAAQRERQFAAFRATVDLSLAEKVDLVLIAGDLFDTNTQPRRSVERVAAELKRLAAATIRTVIIPGTHDVYDRSSIYRAHDLAALAGVAADSDLVVVLTPDRPEVEYPILDAIVYGRVFATKRAPRSPLDGFTAALPERRTWRIGLVHGSVLIAGRTEHDEVVVSTQEIAKSGLDYLALGHWHSSQQGRAGATTWAYAGAPEPVAVDQDRAGKVLLVSLDVDARGARSVTVEERQVGRTRFQRLDVDAATIETQPALIERLSGLADPDVVLDVRITGVKPDELDLDVDEVEAALAPAVLKIRVRDVSVAALSSGALPPEDTILGAFIRDTEASIAELEAADRDAEAAEIRDVLRLGRLLLTGHEVTL, via the coding sequence GTGTTGCGACTCCTCCACACCGCAGATGTCCACCTCGGGGCGCGTCACGGGGACCTCGGCGAGCAGGCGGCGGCGCAGCGCGAGCGACAGTTCGCGGCCTTCCGGGCCACGGTGGATCTGTCCCTTGCCGAAAAGGTCGACCTCGTCCTCATCGCGGGCGACCTGTTCGACACGAACACGCAGCCGCGACGCAGCGTGGAGCGGGTCGCCGCCGAACTCAAGCGCCTCGCCGCGGCGACGATCCGGACGGTCATCATCCCCGGTACGCACGACGTCTACGACCGCTCGTCCATCTATCGCGCTCATGACCTGGCGGCACTGGCCGGAGTCGCGGCGGACAGCGACCTCGTCGTGGTCCTCACCCCGGACCGCCCGGAGGTCGAGTACCCGATCCTCGACGCGATCGTCTACGGCCGGGTCTTCGCGACGAAACGCGCGCCGCGCAGCCCGCTCGACGGGTTCACCGCCGCTCTCCCGGAACGCCGGACGTGGCGCATCGGGCTCGTCCATGGATCCGTCCTCATCGCCGGCAGGACGGAGCACGACGAGGTCGTCGTTTCGACCCAGGAGATCGCGAAGTCCGGACTCGACTATCTCGCCCTCGGCCATTGGCATTCGTCCCAGCAGGGCCGTGCCGGCGCGACGACATGGGCCTATGCCGGAGCGCCCGAGCCCGTCGCCGTCGACCAGGACCGGGCGGGCAAGGTCCTCCTCGTTTCGCTCGATGTCGATGCCCGCGGCGCCCGCTCGGTGACGGTGGAGGAGCGGCAGGTCGGGCGGACCCGATTCCAGCGACTCGACGTGGATGCGGCGACGATCGAGACGCAGCCGGCCCTCATCGAGCGACTATCGGGGCTCGCCGATCCGGATGTCGTCCTCGACGTGCGGATCACCGGGGTGAAGCCGGACGAGCTCGACCTCGACGTCGACGAAGTCGAGGCCGCGCTCGCGCCCGCCGTCCTCAAGATCCGCGTCCGCGACGTATCCGTCGCCGCCCTCTCGAGCGGTGCACTCCCGCCGGAGGACACCATCCTCGGCGCCTTCATCCGGGACACGGAGGCCAGCATCGCGGAGCTCGAGGCGGCGGACCGCGACGCCGAGGCGGCCGAGATCCGCGACGTCCTGCGCCTCGGTCGGCTCCTGCTCACCGGGCACGAGGTGACGCTGTGA
- a CDS encoding zinc-ribbon domain containing protein yields MTYTDRPITCVDCGVEFIHSAADQEFYAQKGFVAEPKRCTSCRASRRSAREGGYDVRDIGGPRGYERGDDRPMREYFAVVCSSCGNQAQVPFKPRMDRPVYCSDCFRTVKPS; encoded by the coding sequence GTGACCTACACCGACCGACCGATCACCTGCGTGGACTGCGGGGTCGAGTTCATCCATTCCGCTGCCGACCAGGAGTTCTACGCCCAGAAGGGCTTCGTCGCAGAGCCGAAGCGGTGCACGAGCTGCCGGGCCAGTCGGCGCTCGGCGCGCGAGGGCGGCTACGACGTCCGCGACATCGGCGGCCCGCGCGGCTACGAGCGCGGCGACGACCGCCCCATGCGGGAGTACTTCGCCGTCGTCTGCAGCTCGTGTGGCAACCAGGCCCAGGTGCCGTTCAAGCCGCGAATGGACCGGCCGGTGTACTGCTCAGACTGCTTCCGGACCGTCAAGCCGAGCTGA